A window of the Natronomonas salina genome harbors these coding sequences:
- a CDS encoding XapX domain-containing protein, with protein MTDVSIAVLALLTGFVAGAVFAYVGVPIPAPPTVAGLLGIVGIYLGFKVVEYLDVGFDLLGALGL; from the coding sequence ATGACAGACGTGAGCATCGCGGTCCTGGCGCTTCTGACCGGGTTCGTCGCCGGCGCCGTCTTCGCGTACGTCGGCGTCCCCATCCCCGCGCCCCCGACCGTCGCCGGCCTCCTCGGAATCGTCGGCATCTACCTCGGCTTCAAGGTGGTCGAGTATCTGGACGTCGGCTTCGACCTGCTCGGCGCACTGGGATTGTAG
- a CDS encoding DNA-3-methyladenine glycosylase family protein — translation MMEEAESVLRNDPVMAELVDTYDPYTERNWGEYERLCVSIINQQLSTASAAAVRGRVFDLLGEVTPETVLAADEAALREAGLSASKVEYLRNAARAFQERDYTREGLADLTDEEVVDILTEIRGVGEWTAHMYLLFVLERPDVLPLGDLAIRRGIEALYADGSAMSRDEMREIAEDWRPYRSVATRYIWADYEAE, via the coding sequence ATGATGGAGGAAGCCGAGTCCGTCCTGCGGAACGACCCCGTGATGGCCGAACTCGTCGACACCTACGACCCCTACACCGAGCGGAACTGGGGCGAGTACGAACGGCTCTGCGTCTCGATCATCAACCAGCAGCTGTCGACGGCGAGCGCGGCGGCCGTCCGGGGGCGCGTCTTCGACCTCCTCGGAGAGGTGACGCCGGAGACCGTCCTCGCCGCTGACGAGGCGGCACTCCGGGAGGCCGGGCTCTCGGCCTCGAAGGTCGAGTACCTCCGGAACGCCGCCCGCGCGTTCCAGGAACGAGACTACACCAGAGAGGGGCTGGCCGACCTCACCGACGAGGAGGTGGTGGACATCCTCACCGAGATCCGGGGCGTCGGCGAGTGGACCGCCCACATGTACCTCCTGTTCGTCCTCGAGCGGCCGGACGTGCTGCCGCTCGGCGACCTCGCCATCCGCCGCGGCATCGAGGCCCTCTACGCGGACGGGTCGGCGATGAGCCGCGACGAGATGCGCGAGATCGCCGAGGACTGGCGGCCCTACCGGTCGGTCGCCACGCGGTACATCTGGGCCGACTACGAGGCGGAGTAA
- the cysE gene encoding serine O-acetyltransferase, translating into MVLDHIREDVRTALAKDPAATSAVTVALLYPGLHAVWGYRIAHALWERGHTFVARLLSQVVRFLTGVEIHPAADIGRRLFIDHGAAVVVGETADIGDDVLMYHGVTLGGDTMRREKRHPTLEDGVSVGANATLLGDITIGENATVGAGSVVVQDVPPEITVAGSPAEPVTGTGADRLDPSECPAE; encoded by the coding sequence ATGGTACTCGACCACATCAGAGAAGACGTCCGCACCGCACTCGCGAAAGACCCCGCGGCGACGAGCGCCGTCACCGTCGCGCTGCTGTACCCCGGCCTCCACGCCGTCTGGGGGTACCGGATCGCCCACGCCCTCTGGGAGCGCGGCCACACCTTCGTCGCCAGGCTCCTCTCGCAGGTCGTCCGATTCCTGACCGGCGTGGAGATCCACCCCGCGGCCGACATCGGCCGGCGACTGTTCATCGACCACGGCGCCGCGGTCGTCGTCGGCGAGACCGCCGACATCGGCGACGACGTGCTGATGTACCACGGCGTCACGCTCGGCGGCGACACGATGCGCCGCGAGAAGCGCCACCCGACGCTGGAGGACGGCGTCTCCGTCGGCGCGAACGCGACGCTGCTCGGGGACATCACCATCGGCGAGAACGCGACCGTCGGCGCGGGGAGCGTCGTCGTCCAGGACGTGCCGCCGGAGATCACCGTCGCGGGTTCCCCCGCCGAGCCGGTCACCGGGACCGGCGCGGACCGGCTCGACCCCTCCGAGTGTCCGGCCGAGTGA